A window of the Glaciimonas sp. CA11.2 genome harbors these coding sequences:
- a CDS encoding DMT family transporter, producing MPMVFVLLWSTGFIVAKFGLPYAPPLTFLLMRFAGVLIVLVPLVLILKAPWPVGTIRHIAVAGILLQAGYLAGVWCAIKLGMPAGLSALIVGMQPILTAVAARWIGESVSPRQWIGLLLGLGGVGLVVAAKISLVGLSLSSIAFAVMALISITMGTLYQKHHCPHFDLRTGTIIQFSASFIVILPFAIFYEHLSPGLSSVQWTPSFIGALLWSIFALSIGAIFLLFTLIRNSAATSVTSLLYLTPPTTAVMAWLMFGEAFNLLGIIGMLVAIAGVVFVVKK from the coding sequence ATGCCGATGGTGTTTGTGCTGCTGTGGAGTACCGGTTTTATTGTCGCCAAATTTGGCTTGCCTTACGCACCGCCACTCACTTTTTTATTAATGCGGTTTGCGGGCGTCCTGATAGTGTTAGTGCCGCTGGTACTCATCCTGAAAGCACCGTGGCCAGTCGGGACAATTAGGCATATCGCTGTGGCAGGAATATTGCTACAGGCCGGTTATCTTGCTGGCGTCTGGTGCGCGATCAAATTAGGCATGCCAGCGGGATTATCGGCACTTATTGTTGGCATGCAACCAATACTGACTGCCGTTGCCGCAAGATGGATTGGAGAGTCGGTCAGTCCACGCCAATGGATCGGTCTGTTACTTGGACTTGGCGGTGTCGGTTTAGTCGTGGCGGCCAAAATCAGTCTGGTGGGATTGTCTTTGTCCAGCATTGCCTTCGCTGTCATGGCGCTTATATCTATAACGATGGGAACGCTTTACCAAAAACATCACTGCCCGCATTTTGATTTGCGCACCGGCACCATCATTCAGTTTAGCGCTTCATTCATTGTGATCTTGCCGTTTGCTATTTTTTATGAACATCTTTCGCCAGGATTGTCCTCGGTGCAATGGACTCCCAGTTTTATCGGGGCGCTGTTGTGGTCAATATTTGCGCTATCAATTGGGGCGATCTTTTTACTCTTTACGTTAATTCGTAATAGCGCTGCCACTAGCGTGACCAGTCTGCTATATCTGACCCCGCCGACGACCGCCGTAATGGCGTGGTTGATGTTTGGTGAGGCGTTTAATTTGTTAGGAATTATTGGTATGTTGGTGGCCATTGCTGGGGTCGTCTTTGTAGTGAAAAAATAA
- a CDS encoding DUF349 domain-containing protein, whose amino-acid sequence MRNVDRRVVKLMLSRLDVLRRQQQTSAQAVLCLQTAQELLNQEQLLPNQVAELDRAWQQIENPLEMQQQEFRQISAALASRLSAQAELQRAVLGLLARLRQLNQQINDDPLAHTADEVAFQAAQIAEHMQQHQTNVEAITLPKQLASEYAVAFQVLQQRLQTLLKSQETLNARLALLTQWESMAAETLKPELLRRSWTSLGVLSASQASDQIAEQRYEALLKLSIASAQPVVLPKSAQPLVGVEQPTDTDKVASHQQFVAALEGLEAALEEGALQVAMDCDKTLRAMDFKALKITPPQNARLVQARGELGRLQGWARWGGNVSREELMKAAQELSDQGLAVIELAKKIGSLRARWKSLDSSAGSAPKVLWDGFDAACTAAYLPVAAHFQLLAEERQRNQIKALLLIDEIQQYAAVALNNTDSYRSTGSVAGLPDWKAIAQFCQQKQQAWRGLGAINRSEKKSLDKSFANASQQLLAPLLVQQQREITNREKLITEASELPVNQRDTAERLRELQLRWQEQAKALPLSRQDEQLLWQRFRIACDTIFTQRKEAASTADTERRQNLQVKEELCTSLEAAISQIEVAVPSVLTGMLRQTQQDWSRTGAVPRGAEAQIEARHSAAVASLQAHIDQARHNAVIAEAHALCDKLALCQLVEVSLGLDGDAEPEGNPDRWDANWQAMPTLPSVFEKTMRSRFDTALQLHRVAERPAIDAYLMTLENNREKLLQELLRAEIITGVDSPATLTRERLQVQVEVLQAALKAGTSGLSSSDQLLRACGLPALMDYVTRERAEHLIMSVKGRAEVAKA is encoded by the coding sequence ATGCGGAACGTCGATCGTCGTGTCGTAAAATTGATGCTATCCAGACTCGATGTATTGCGTCGTCAGCAACAAACCTCGGCGCAAGCAGTTCTTTGCCTGCAAACCGCGCAAGAATTGCTGAATCAAGAGCAGCTATTGCCGAATCAAGTCGCAGAACTGGATCGCGCCTGGCAGCAAATCGAAAACCCGCTTGAGATGCAACAGCAAGAATTCCGACAAATCAGTGCGGCTTTGGCGAGTCGGTTATCCGCGCAAGCTGAATTACAGCGGGCCGTGCTGGGTTTGCTAGCGCGTTTACGGCAATTAAATCAGCAAATTAACGACGATCCGTTGGCACACACTGCAGATGAGGTCGCATTCCAAGCGGCCCAAATAGCCGAGCACATGCAGCAGCATCAGACCAATGTTGAGGCAATAACTTTACCGAAACAACTGGCGTCAGAATATGCGGTCGCCTTCCAAGTCTTGCAACAGCGCCTCCAGACGTTGCTGAAATCGCAGGAAACACTCAATGCACGGCTTGCATTGTTGACGCAATGGGAGTCAATGGCAGCCGAGACCTTGAAGCCTGAACTGTTGCGCCGCAGTTGGACTAGCTTGGGTGTTCTTTCAGCAAGTCAAGCATCTGATCAGATTGCTGAGCAACGTTACGAAGCGTTATTGAAACTGAGTATTGCTTCAGCTCAGCCAGTAGTTTTACCTAAAAGCGCACAGCCACTTGTCGGTGTTGAGCAGCCGACTGATACGGATAAAGTCGCCTCGCATCAGCAGTTTGTTGCTGCGTTAGAGGGCTTGGAGGCCGCGCTGGAAGAGGGTGCTTTGCAAGTCGCAATGGATTGCGACAAGACGTTACGCGCGATGGATTTCAAAGCGCTAAAAATCACGCCACCACAAAATGCACGATTAGTGCAGGCACGTGGTGAGTTAGGACGCTTGCAAGGCTGGGCGCGTTGGGGCGGTAATGTCTCGCGCGAGGAGCTGATGAAGGCTGCGCAGGAGTTGTCTGATCAAGGTTTAGCGGTGATCGAATTAGCCAAAAAAATTGGCAGTTTGCGGGCACGCTGGAAGTCACTTGATAGTTCGGCCGGCTCCGCGCCAAAAGTGCTATGGGATGGTTTTGATGCAGCGTGTACAGCCGCCTATTTACCGGTAGCGGCACATTTTCAGCTGCTGGCTGAAGAGCGTCAACGTAATCAGATCAAGGCGCTGCTGTTGATTGATGAGATACAACAATATGCGGCGGTAGCACTGAACAATACTGATTCGTATCGCAGCACCGGTTCTGTTGCTGGACTGCCGGATTGGAAGGCCATTGCACAATTCTGTCAGCAGAAGCAGCAAGCCTGGAGAGGTCTCGGAGCAATTAACCGGAGTGAAAAGAAGTCACTCGATAAGTCGTTCGCCAACGCAAGTCAACAACTGCTGGCGCCGTTGTTGGTGCAACAGCAGCGAGAGATTACCAATCGCGAAAAGCTGATTACTGAAGCCTCTGAACTGCCGGTAAATCAGCGTGATACTGCCGAACGTCTGCGCGAATTGCAGCTACGTTGGCAAGAGCAGGCCAAGGCGCTGCCCTTGTCGCGACAGGATGAACAATTGTTGTGGCAGCGCTTCCGTATTGCTTGCGATACGATTTTTACGCAGCGTAAAGAGGCCGCGTCGACCGCCGATACTGAGCGCCGACAAAATTTGCAAGTCAAAGAAGAGTTGTGTACCAGCCTTGAAGCGGCAATCAGCCAAATAGAAGTTGCCGTGCCGAGTGTTTTAACCGGAATGTTGCGTCAGACACAGCAAGACTGGAGCCGGACTGGCGCGGTCCCACGCGGTGCAGAAGCGCAAATAGAAGCGCGCCATAGCGCTGCGGTTGCCAGCTTGCAGGCGCACATCGATCAAGCCAGACATAATGCCGTGATCGCCGAGGCGCATGCACTGTGTGACAAATTGGCGCTTTGCCAGTTGGTCGAGGTTAGTTTGGGGTTGGATGGCGATGCCGAACCGGAAGGCAATCCAGATCGTTGGGATGCCAATTGGCAAGCGATGCCGACGTTACCGAGTGTGTTTGAAAAAACAATGCGGAGCCGTTTTGATACCGCTCTTCAATTACATCGGGTTGCGGAGCGGCCCGCGATAGATGCCTATCTCATGACGCTTGAAAACAATCGCGAAAAACTCTTGCAAGAGCTATTGCGGGCAGAAATTATTACCGGTGTTGATAGTCCTGCGACGCTGACGCGCGAACGTTTGCAGGTGCAGGTAGAAGTACTGCAAGCAGCATTGAAAGCCGGTACTTCAGGGCTGAGTAGCAGCGATCAGCTATTGCGTGCATGTGGTTTGCCAGCATTAATGGATTATGTAACGCGGGAACGGGCCGAGCATCTGATTATGTCAGTCAAAGGACGGGCAGAAGTGGCAAAGGCTTAA
- a CDS encoding competence/damage-inducible protein A — MAIGLIIIGDEILSGKRIDKHFPKVLEMLTARGLTLSWAEYLGDDPARIIATLQRTFSSNDIVFCTGGIGATPDDHTRQCAAAALGVPLVLHPEAREKIRERVADTAREAGLEPDYETPDNLHRLKMGEFPLGADIIPNPYNKIPGFSFKNKGKAPGQAQGIHHFAPGFPVMAWPMFEWVLDTYHADLFHQNPQLEQSVFVYGAMESVLTPLMEAIEIEFPLVKVFSLPHVGDAETQRHIDLGVKGEPTQSAAAFIKMLAGLDQLHIAYRLIG; from the coding sequence ATGGCAATCGGACTAATCATCATCGGCGACGAAATTCTGTCTGGCAAACGGATTGACAAGCACTTTCCAAAAGTGCTCGAAATGTTGACTGCGCGAGGCCTGACCCTGAGTTGGGCCGAGTATCTTGGAGACGATCCGGCGCGCATCATCGCCACATTGCAACGTACATTTTCTAGTAACGACATAGTGTTTTGTACAGGCGGCATCGGTGCTACCCCCGACGATCATACGCGTCAATGTGCCGCCGCTGCGCTTGGTGTTCCACTGGTTTTGCATCCTGAAGCACGTGAAAAAATTCGTGAACGGGTCGCCGATACTGCACGTGAAGCGGGTCTCGAGCCAGACTATGAGACGCCCGATAACCTGCATCGTCTTAAAATGGGTGAGTTCCCATTGGGTGCCGACATTATCCCTAACCCGTATAACAAAATTCCTGGATTTTCATTCAAAAACAAGGGAAAAGCGCCAGGCCAAGCGCAAGGTATACACCATTTTGCACCGGGGTTTCCGGTTATGGCATGGCCTATGTTTGAGTGGGTGCTCGATACCTATCACGCAGACTTATTCCATCAAAATCCGCAACTTGAGCAGTCGGTATTTGTGTACGGTGCGATGGAATCTGTTCTGACGCCTTTGATGGAGGCGATTGAAATTGAATTTCCATTGGTAAAGGTGTTTAGTCTTCCGCACGTAGGCGACGCTGAGACGCAGCGCCACATCGATCTCGGTGTCAAGGGCGAGCCAACCCAAAGTGCTGCGGCGTTTATTAAGATGTTGGCAGGACTGGATCAGCTGCACATAGCTTATCGGTTAATTGGTTAG
- a CDS encoding serine hydrolase: protein MAKSALVILLSLFFAVATASAAPDNDSTTSKAGKASSAKSLKSKNAKAASKKTIATKSHRSKNTKGDVASAPNKRERIANRASGKKSGQHNLASLEQREGLVRKVVYVKGHRKVVFQRTAYTPPAVIIPPILTAGEIAGLNLTHDPLELKSNVALVIDQTTGQVLFDKNSQVSLPIASLTKLMMSMIVVEARQDMNEIITVTDDDIDREKHSSSRLRIGSQLSRTDMLHIALMSSENRAASALGRNYPGGLPAFVVAMNAKAKQLGMTGAHYVDSTGLSHLNVASARDLAKLVIAAYQHPIIRQYSTDSKYLVEPGGRPLQYNTSNHLVENPGWQIGLQKTGYINEAGRCMVMQTNIEGRSMVMVFLDGRGKYSRQGDADRIKKWLAENNSPLPTLTGSKIASGQS from the coding sequence ATGGCCAAATCCGCGCTTGTCATTTTATTATCATTATTCTTTGCAGTTGCAACAGCATCTGCGGCGCCGGATAACGATTCGACCACATCCAAAGCAGGAAAGGCCTCCTCTGCTAAAAGCTTGAAGAGCAAAAACGCCAAGGCTGCATCGAAAAAAACAATTGCGACCAAATCTCATCGGTCTAAAAATACCAAAGGTGATGTCGCCAGCGCCCCAAATAAACGTGAGCGTATCGCTAACCGTGCATCCGGCAAAAAATCAGGCCAGCATAATCTCGCCTCACTTGAGCAGCGCGAAGGTTTGGTCCGAAAAGTGGTGTATGTCAAAGGCCATCGGAAGGTTGTCTTTCAACGGACCGCTTACACTCCGCCAGCCGTCATCATCCCGCCGATATTAACAGCCGGTGAAATCGCAGGTTTAAATTTAACGCACGATCCGCTTGAGTTGAAGTCGAACGTTGCATTGGTGATTGATCAAACCACCGGTCAGGTTCTGTTTGACAAAAATTCGCAAGTGTCCTTGCCGATTGCCTCGTTGACCAAGCTCATGATGAGTATGATCGTGGTCGAAGCGCGGCAGGATATGAATGAGATCATCACCGTCACGGATGATGATATCGATCGCGAAAAGCATAGCAGTTCACGTTTGCGTATTGGCTCCCAACTGAGTCGCACGGATATGCTGCATATCGCGTTGATGAGTTCTGAAAATCGTGCTGCGTCGGCATTGGGACGTAACTATCCCGGTGGATTGCCAGCATTTGTCGTCGCAATGAATGCCAAGGCTAAACAACTGGGCATGACTGGCGCTCATTACGTTGATTCCACTGGCTTATCGCATCTTAACGTGGCAAGCGCGCGTGATTTGGCCAAGTTGGTGATTGCGGCTTACCAGCATCCCATTATTCGTCAATATTCTACCGATTCCAAATACCTCGTAGAGCCGGGTGGTCGTCCATTGCAATACAATACGTCGAACCATCTGGTTGAAAATCCAGGATGGCAAATTGGCCTTCAGAAAACCGGCTACATTAACGAAGCTGGTCGTTGCATGGTCATGCAAACAAATATCGAAGGTCGCTCTATGGTGATGGTATTTCTCGATGGACGTGGAAAATATTCGCGTCAGGGGGATGCCGATCGGATCAAAAAATGGTTAGCAGAAAATAATTCCCCGCTACCTACATTGACAGGCTCCAAGATTGCATCAGGTCAAAGCTAA
- a CDS encoding phasin family protein: MSTPAEQFSSAAKANFEANLALFTDFTAKAFGGMEKLVELNVTAAKASFEDSSAATKKLFSAKDPQEFLSLSLAHAQPNTEKVIAYSRHLATIAASTKAELSKTADAQVAETKRKVMELFEQASKSAPAGSESAIAFITTAIGNASAGYEQFTKSAKQAMDTMESNVNTAVDQLSQTAAKASAVNIKK; this comes from the coding sequence ATGTCTACACCCGCCGAACAATTTTCCTCCGCAGCTAAAGCCAATTTTGAAGCCAATCTGGCACTCTTTACTGATTTCACAGCTAAAGCATTTGGTGGCATGGAAAAACTGGTAGAACTCAATGTGACTGCTGCAAAAGCATCTTTTGAGGATTCGAGTGCTGCGACAAAAAAACTATTTTCAGCGAAAGATCCTCAGGAATTTTTGTCGTTGAGCCTGGCTCATGCACAACCCAATACTGAAAAAGTCATTGCGTACAGCCGTCATTTAGCGACTATAGCTGCGTCAACTAAAGCTGAACTTAGCAAAACGGCAGACGCACAAGTTGCCGAAACCAAGCGTAAGGTCATGGAGTTATTTGAACAAGCATCGAAAAGTGCTCCGGCAGGCAGTGAAAGCGCGATTGCTTTCATTACAACTGCGATCGGAAATGCCAGCGCCGGATACGAACAATTCACTAAAAGCGCAAAGCAAGCGATGGACACGATGGAAAGTAATGTCAATACCGCAGTCGATCAGCTATCACAAACCGCAGCCAAAGCATCTGCCGTCAATATCAAGAAATAA
- a CDS encoding cation:proton antiporter: MGLLASLLERLPVSPAMFYLPVGYILGPAVSGLINFVPTEHALLLTTVAKIALLLSLFTVGLKLRMPFRDSIWRLPMRLGVLAMLVTIPLVAVVGLFLCDLPLGAAILLGAILAPTDPVLASDVQIKDIGDRDRIRFSLTGEGGLNDGTAFPFVMLGLALLGVPSAASFANAYTVPHVLWSIVVGLGGGWILGWLVGRLVIGLRRRFRLALGMEEFLGIGLIALAYGATELIHGIGFLAVFAAGLAMRRIESTNSGQRSADREQGEALDEALGKGDEELATHPVKASAYMTETVLGFNQQLENFAEFLMVILTGILLSHIGFSAVGVVLALLLFFVIRPLSVAIALTGAKVTTLQRRLMAWFGIKGIGSIYYLAFALQYKWIAPAGYQAAALVPHVSSIVLTVVAMSIVMHGISATPLMEMYQRRRRRQNQG; this comes from the coding sequence ATGGGATTATTGGCATCGCTTTTAGAGCGTTTGCCAGTCAGTCCTGCGATGTTTTATTTGCCGGTTGGTTATATTTTAGGGCCCGCCGTCAGCGGTTTGATTAACTTCGTCCCGACTGAACACGCTTTGTTGCTGACAACGGTGGCCAAAATCGCCTTGCTTCTATCGTTATTTACTGTCGGCCTTAAGTTACGCATGCCTTTTCGTGACAGCATTTGGCGCTTACCGATGCGTTTAGGCGTACTGGCAATGTTGGTCACTATTCCGCTCGTGGCGGTGGTGGGACTTTTTTTATGTGATTTGCCATTGGGTGCGGCGATTTTGCTGGGCGCAATTTTGGCGCCGACTGATCCTGTATTGGCTTCGGACGTCCAGATCAAAGATATCGGTGATCGAGATCGAATTCGATTCAGTCTCACCGGCGAAGGTGGTCTCAATGACGGTACCGCTTTTCCCTTTGTGATGCTTGGGCTGGCCTTGCTTGGCGTACCGTCTGCCGCCTCTTTTGCGAATGCCTATACGGTCCCGCATGTGCTGTGGAGTATTGTTGTCGGGCTTGGTGGTGGTTGGATTTTGGGATGGTTGGTGGGGCGATTGGTGATTGGGCTACGTCGACGCTTTCGTTTGGCTTTGGGTATGGAAGAATTTCTCGGGATTGGGTTAATCGCGCTGGCTTATGGTGCTACCGAACTGATTCACGGCATTGGTTTTTTGGCCGTCTTTGCAGCCGGCTTGGCGATGCGCCGCATTGAGTCTACCAATAGCGGTCAACGTAGTGCTGATCGCGAGCAAGGTGAGGCGCTGGATGAGGCACTTGGTAAAGGCGACGAAGAACTTGCCACGCATCCAGTAAAAGCGTCTGCGTACATGACTGAAACGGTATTAGGCTTTAATCAGCAACTCGAAAATTTTGCAGAATTTTTGATGGTAATACTCACCGGCATTCTGTTATCGCACATCGGCTTTTCAGCAGTCGGCGTCGTGTTGGCGTTACTCCTCTTTTTTGTCATTCGACCGCTATCGGTCGCCATCGCTTTAACAGGTGCCAAGGTCACAACCTTGCAGCGACGTCTGATGGCATGGTTTGGTATAAAGGGAATCGGTTCTATTTACTATCTTGCATTTGCACTGCAATATAAATGGATTGCCCCAGCCGGTTATCAGGCGGCAGCATTAGTCCCGCACGTCAGTTCTATCGTGTTGACGGTAGTAGCAATGTCTATCGTCATGCATGGCATTTCCGCAACACCATTGATGGAAATGTATCAACGCCGACGTCGGCGTCAAAATCAAGGTTGA
- a CDS encoding histone deacetylase, protein MKAFYSDHFVLPLPVGHRFPMQKYRLIHEGVQATSASGGGITLHEAPSTTDGVLALAHHPDYIEAVSAGSLSTAAQKEIGFPWSAKMVERSRRSVGATIAACRAALSSSDQIAVNLAGGTHHAYADHGGGFCVFNDSAIAARLMQAERHVQRVAIVDLDVHQGNGTASILARDDSIFTLSLHGAANYPFSKECSDLDVGLPDGTGDIEYLQVLQDALDQMFRLFMPQLIIYLAGADPHEGDRLGRLKLTLNGLARRDQMVFSAAGQRAIPLAVTMAGGYGKTIQDTVAVHLQTVALAAQHASRQVTYLAMPSDNASPFTSG, encoded by the coding sequence GTGAAAGCCTTTTACAGCGACCATTTCGTATTGCCTCTGCCGGTTGGACATCGCTTTCCAATGCAGAAATATCGATTGATACATGAAGGTGTACAGGCAACTAGTGCTAGCGGGGGTGGCATTACGTTGCACGAAGCGCCATCCACCACTGATGGCGTTCTTGCGCTGGCGCATCATCCTGATTATATCGAGGCCGTTTCTGCAGGTAGTTTATCCACGGCAGCACAAAAGGAAATAGGTTTCCCCTGGTCAGCAAAAATGGTTGAACGTTCTCGACGCTCGGTCGGTGCGACGATTGCTGCTTGTCGTGCTGCGCTAAGCTCCAGTGATCAGATTGCGGTAAATTTGGCTGGTGGAACGCATCACGCCTATGCCGATCATGGTGGTGGTTTTTGCGTGTTTAACGATTCAGCAATAGCGGCGCGCCTGATGCAGGCTGAGCGCCATGTTCAGCGGGTGGCTATTGTTGATCTGGATGTGCATCAAGGCAACGGTACTGCGTCAATCCTGGCACGTGACGACTCCATATTTACCTTGTCGCTTCACGGCGCGGCTAACTATCCGTTTAGTAAAGAGTGCAGCGATCTGGATGTCGGATTGCCGGACGGTACAGGAGACATTGAATATTTACAAGTATTACAGGATGCGCTTGATCAGATGTTTCGTCTTTTTATGCCGCAATTAATCATTTACCTCGCTGGCGCAGATCCCCATGAGGGCGATCGGTTGGGACGTTTAAAACTCACTTTAAATGGCTTGGCGCGACGCGATCAAATGGTATTTTCCGCAGCCGGTCAGCGCGCAATTCCACTAGCGGTCACAATGGCTGGCGGTTATGGCAAAACCATACAGGACACGGTAGCAGTTCATTTACAAACGGTCGCTCTGGCGGCGCAGCATGCGAGTCGCCAGGTCACTTATCTGGCGATGCCCTCGGACAATGCATCGCCCTTTACTTCAGGATAG
- a CDS encoding class I SAM-dependent methyltransferase, translating into MRKHDQLVTEQFGSTATAYLTSTVHSQGVDLQDIAAYAQAFHQPVALDIGCGGGHASFALAPHVAKVIAYDLAEEMLRVVAGAARERGLENLEVQQGSADLLPFADATFDLVCTRYSAHHWTNLPQALAEMARVLKQGGKCIVVDTASPDNVLADTYLQSIELLRDASHVRNRSLPAWRELLSQAGFKVMSDKGWKLPLQFDSWVARMRTPSERVVAIKSLWDSAPSEVCSYFQREADYSFSIDSVMIVVEK; encoded by the coding sequence CTGCGTAAACACGATCAATTGGTTACCGAACAGTTTGGCAGCACGGCCACGGCCTATTTAACGAGCACCGTTCATTCGCAAGGTGTCGATTTGCAGGATATTGCTGCTTACGCGCAAGCATTCCATCAACCAGTTGCGCTTGACATTGGCTGCGGTGGCGGCCACGCCAGCTTTGCGCTGGCACCCCACGTTGCAAAAGTGATCGCTTACGACTTGGCGGAAGAAATGTTGCGCGTGGTTGCTGGCGCTGCCCGCGAGCGCGGTTTGGAGAATCTTGAGGTGCAACAGGGCAGTGCCGATCTTCTGCCTTTCGCTGATGCGACATTTGACTTAGTGTGTACTCGCTACAGCGCTCATCATTGGACAAATCTGCCGCAAGCACTAGCCGAGATGGCGCGTGTTTTAAAGCAGGGCGGAAAGTGCATTGTTGTTGATACCGCTTCGCCGGATAACGTGTTGGCTGACACTTACCTGCAATCTATCGAGTTGCTGCGCGACGCTTCGCATGTGCGCAATCGCAGTTTGCCAGCCTGGCGAGAATTGTTAAGCCAGGCAGGCTTCAAAGTCATGTCCGATAAAGGTTGGAAGTTGCCTTTGCAATTCGATAGTTGGGTTGCCAGAATGCGAACGCCAAGTGAGCGCGTAGTTGCTATTAAGTCATTGTGGGACAGCGCGCCGTCAGAAGTGTGCAGCTACTTTCAGCGGGAAGCTGATTATTCATTTTCGATAGATTCCGTGATGATTGTAGTTGAAAAATAG
- a CDS encoding MFS transporter, producing MIAVRRTFLIPLIVACALFMENMDATVITTSLPVLAHDLGQQPITLKLALTAYVVGLGVFIPICGWVADRFGARTVFRAAIGVFMAGSLLCAASSSLLAFVAARFLQGIGGAMMVPVGRIVIFRSVPRSDLVTAISYLTIPSLLGPVIGPPLGGFITTYFHWRWIFIINVPISLLGIYLAGRFIENFRADEQQPLDVKGFILSAIGSTLLMLGLSLIDGELVSAKLAGGMCVIGIIFLLLYLRHARTAPFPLLDLSLLRIPTFRVSVLAGSLFRIGLGAVPFLLPLSLQIGLGMTAFHAGTITCASAFGAIFMKAIGGSVLRRFGFRSVLIWNAFLAALALASYGLFTPTTPYLVMVAVVLLGGFFPSMQFTCFNSMAYADLDSADVSRATSLSSVVQQISLGLGVTIGGLAIIFSSRLQGHATVVAADFWPAFIVIALFSLASIPIARRLPLDAGSALTGHVRPKTQ from the coding sequence TTGATTGCAGTGCGCCGTACCTTTCTTATTCCACTTATCGTAGCCTGTGCGTTGTTCATGGAAAACATGGACGCGACTGTGATTACGACGTCATTACCGGTACTCGCCCATGATCTCGGGCAGCAACCCATTACACTCAAACTGGCACTCACTGCCTATGTGGTTGGACTCGGTGTCTTTATTCCCATTTGTGGTTGGGTGGCAGATCGTTTCGGGGCGCGGACCGTATTTCGTGCCGCCATTGGCGTCTTTATGGCCGGATCGTTGTTGTGCGCCGCATCGAGTTCCTTATTAGCATTTGTCGCTGCACGCTTCTTGCAGGGAATAGGAGGTGCGATGATGGTACCAGTTGGGCGGATTGTGATTTTCCGGTCCGTGCCACGTTCGGATCTGGTGACGGCCATCAGTTACCTGACCATACCGTCATTGCTTGGACCGGTAATCGGTCCACCGTTGGGCGGCTTTATTACAACGTATTTTCACTGGCGCTGGATTTTCATTATTAACGTGCCGATTAGCCTTCTCGGCATTTATCTGGCGGGTCGTTTCATCGAAAATTTTCGGGCTGATGAACAACAACCGTTGGACGTAAAAGGTTTTATTTTGTCTGCTATCGGCAGTACGCTGTTGATGCTGGGGTTGTCGCTGATTGATGGCGAGTTGGTCTCGGCAAAACTTGCGGGCGGCATGTGCGTGATTGGCATAATCTTTTTATTGCTGTACTTACGTCATGCGCGTACTGCACCATTCCCGCTGCTGGATTTGAGTTTGCTCAGAATTCCTACCTTCCGTGTCAGTGTGCTGGCCGGTTCATTGTTCCGGATTGGTCTTGGAGCGGTGCCATTTTTGTTACCGCTATCATTACAAATCGGTTTGGGAATGACAGCTTTTCATGCCGGCACGATCACGTGCGCATCGGCTTTTGGTGCCATTTTCATGAAAGCGATAGGCGGCTCGGTGTTGCGTCGTTTTGGGTTCCGTTCGGTACTGATCTGGAATGCATTCCTTGCCGCATTAGCACTGGCGTCCTACGGCCTATTCACGCCAACAACCCCCTATTTGGTAATGGTTGCCGTGGTGTTGTTGGGCGGTTTTTTTCCGTCAATGCAATTTACCTGTTTCAACTCGATGGCATACGCCGATCTCGACAGCGCTGACGTCAGTCGCGCTACAAGCTTGTCGAGTGTGGTACAGCAAATTTCTCTGGGTCTTGGCGTCACTATTGGTGGGCTAGCGATCATTTTTTCAAGCCGTCTGCAAGGACATGCGACAGTTGTCGCTGCCGATTTTTGGCCTGCATTTATCGTCATTGCCTTATTCTCGCTGGCATCGATACCCATCGCTCGTCGCTTGCCGCTGGATGCCGGAAGCGCGTTGACTGGTCATGTCAGGCCTAAAACACAGTAG